CCGGCATGCTGCACGGGATCCGTCTGGATCAGCGCCGTGTTCCCGTAAACTTTATAGCCTGCCACATCTTGCGCCTCGCCGCCCGAATAATCCGGGTGTACCGCATCGTCGGCACCATCGCTCCAGGACAGTTCCACATTGCCATTTGCATTGCTGCGAAGCAAAACGGGACGGTCGGTTTCGGCGCGCGCAAGTGATTCTACATCTGGCGGTTGATTGGGCAGGTCAAACCCCATTGCGTACAATTGACGTGCGCGGTCGATGTGGTTGAACAAAATATCCTCACCACCGGGCACCTGCGCCTGCGCGCCTGGCGTCATTGCCCAGATGCGGAAGTCCATCGGTTCACCGCCCGGACCCGCATTTTCGGCGGCCATACCCGCGGCAAAAACCACCACGATTTTTGCCTTGTCGCCCGGTGCCAATTTCCAGGGACCGAACATCTGCGAGTGCAATTGCTCCTGCAACTCTCGCTCACCGGGGCTTGGGCCACCCTCAATCGGGTTGTCGTCATAGGGCTTGCCCGGGGTGATAAACTTCTTCCACAACTCTTCAACCGTATCAATTGTCTCATGCGGCTCAAACTCGATGTTCGTGCGGCTTCGGCGCTTCCACCAGTGTGCGTACGCAGGCTGACTGCTGGGTATATCCTCGCCTCCCATCGCCGTGCCCGTAATCGGCACATAGACGTCCGGGTCGTTGATAAAGGGCGGTGTCACATCCACAGGTCCCCAGCCTATGTATTGCGGCGAATACAATTCTTGCTCCGCCCGATACCCGATCACGCCAATGGCTTCGGCGCCGAACCGGGGTTCGCCCATGTCGTTGTTCGAACTGGTGGGTGCATCGCCATCGTATTGATACGATACCTTCTTACCGCGGTATTTCCCGCCGTAATTGGCGGCCTCGGTAAACTGATACCGGTCGTCTTCCAGCCGACGCCCCGGCTCGGAAAACCAGTAGCCGTTCCACTTGCGATAGGAGTGCCCGGGTTTGTTCACGCTGAAGTAGTTCAAATACCCCATATACACTTCTTCATAGGACCGGTTTGAGGTATTCTCCACGACCAGTTCCACAAAGAAGAAATCGTCGTAATCCGGGTGGCTCCATCCATACGCAGTCCTCGTCATCGTCATCCCCGTCCCGCTCGGCTCGATATTCGTGTTGCTGCGCCATCTCGTAATCACGGTCTCTTCTGGAAAGTGATCGAACTGAGGCAGCGTATATGACCCGTTTTCGCGGTAATTATCCACTTCCACAGGCTCGTCGGAAATCGGCTTGGATTGTTCGGCGATTCCGCCGCGGTCCGAGTTGAACCACACGTTAGCATCCTGGGTATCATACCCCAGCCGAGCGGCTATGATCGGCGGGTCTTGCCCGTTTCGCAAGCGCAAATTGCCCGATCCCGGCGTCAAATCTGGCACCACCTGCTCCACATCCCCGGTGTTGGACACCGGTCCCGAGGATGTGACAAAGGTATTCCCACTCGCATCCCGCGCGAGTATCCACACCCCCTGGCCCTTCGAGTTGTCGTAGTCCTGATCTCGACCTCTGAAGCTACCCGATGTCGAAGATCCCGTATAAATATACGGATATGTCATCGAACCGTTTTCCCTCGCCACATACCCTTCCGACCCCAGGGCAAATGTCCCGCCCTGCTGTCCCGTGTTGCGAAACGATTCCGACAGCTTTGACCGGTCAATCTGCTTCATTGGCACTGGCTCATCCACCGCCTGAACCCCTGTCACAAATAGTCCAGTCAGGAAAATGCCCGCAAGCGCCTTACCAATTATTTGTCTAAACATAAATTCACTCCTTATAGAGGCGCCAGAGCCAGAGCACCTGTTCTGGTCCTCTGGCCCACCGATTTACATGCTGGTGCGCACGCCGAAATAGATTTCCCGGGTGAGATTCGTATAGCTATTCCACTGATCCCAGATCTGGTTGGTGTCCCGCACCACCACTGGCGTGGGCTGGTTCTCGGCCAGACCGTACTTTGGTATGTCGTGGAAGAAATTCCACCTGCGGATCGAACGCGGCTTTTTGGCGTTGAACAAATTGGTCGCCTCAAAGAACAGGGTTGGACGAAACTTCCCAATTCGGAAGCCCTTCTGAATACCCAGATCCGTGCGGAATGCCGTTGGGTTGGTGTACAACAACTGGTTCCTGATCAACTTGTTGGCAGTCGAAGGAGCTGGCGTGGGCTGGCTATAGCGGAAGAATGTGCCCGGTTCGATTCTCAGCACCAGGTTCACATTCAAATCGCTCAACACCTTGCTCCCGCCCACCTCTGGACCATATCCTTCGGGCGTGGCAAACAAAAATGTGATGCTTCCATCGCCCGTGGCATCGCGCATGTTGGCAGGACCGCGCACACCTCCTATTGTGTGTATCCGAGCCGCAATATTTCTCTCGTCAGTCCAGGGGAATCCAACCTGTGCATCCGGCACCTGATTGGCGAATTTTTCGGTGATCCACAGTTCCCGGTTGGCGTCGATTTCTTTTTGCACCAGTTGGTCGGCAAACATGCCAATGGCATCGACTTCAGCACTCGACAGGGGTTGCCAGACGCGCTCACCCGTGGTCGGGTCAATTTCAAACTTGAAGCGATACGCATCTTTGGCCAGGAAGTCCGAATCCACGAACCAGCGCCCCACCCACTCCCGACCGCCGTAGAAGTTGTTCTGCTCCCAGTACCAGCTCCACGTCGCGCGGAATGAGAAGAAATTGGTGAACCGCTTGCTCACGGCCAATTCCAGGCCGCGCGTTTCACCACTGTACGCGTTCTGATACCAGTGCGCGCGCTTGATCTGCTTCTCTACCGGGTCGTGCAAAAAGGTGTTGTTCTGCTGGAGATAGTCTTCTGTGCGGCGGTAGAACATCGTCGCATTGGCCGTGTAGTCCGAAACAAAGTTCCAGTCCACACCCACTTCGTAGTTTACGGTACTGCCCGGACGCGAATTCGTCGATCCGCGCTTGGTCGAGCCCATTTCCAGGCCGCCGTAATACTCATACGAGCTATATCTGTTGTCTGCATTCAGGTCTTCGGCTATGCTTCGGCCCGAAGCCGCCTGCCAGGTCTGCCCGTACATCGCATAGAAAATCGGGAGGACGAAGAACCGGCCATAGGAGAAGTGAATCGCAGACCGCGCAGTAATCGGGTGAGATACCCCAAAGCGCGGCGACAGCTTGAACATATTCAGACCATCATAAGTTGGGAATGACTGCGGATTGTTGGGATAAGGCGTTTGACCCTGCCGCGCCAACGACGCATCTGCATCGGCAAACCAGCGGTTTTGGGGCAGTACTGACCACACGGGTTCGGGGCGCGTCTGACCGCCGTGGTTGAACGCATCCATACGCACGCCCACGTTTACGACCATGCCCTCAAACTCCATTTTGTCCTGTGCATAAGCTCCAAGCTGGAATGCCTTTCTCGGGTGATCCCGGAAGGCGTTCCAGGCCGGGTCGTCGAGACTGCTTGCCCGACTTAAATCGGGGAGTTTAACGCCGTTCACAGTCGTGGCGGGCACAAAGTCCATCTGACCATCTGCACCCAGGCGGTTCTGAGCCGATTCATAGTAGTCGTACATCGTCCAGACCCGATAACTGCCCGATGTTCCACGGCTCTGTGATTCCCACTGGTAGGTCTGGAACCACGTTGCTTCGGCTCCTGCTTTAAAGAAATTTCCCTTTGTAACCTGACTGGAGAAATCGAATTTCAAATTGTGGCGCGTTTGACGATTCAATCGGTAGTCCCGAACCTCACGAGGTGTTGCCGTAAACCACTTGTCGTGGTCCCGAACTACATTGAACGTTTCTATAGGCATCCCCGATGTGTCTTGCTCGCTGTCTGAACGCGAGATACGCAACTCGTACAGGGTGCGGGAAGACAGAGAGTGCGTTAAATACGCGTACAACATCGAGTTCCATTCGATCTCTTTGCCCGCACCATCTATGCCTGCGGGCAAAAACAGGTCTCGACCGGCTGATAATGCCGACTCCCGCGTGTTGCGGAAACTCTGGTTCGTGCCATACACTCCCCCTACCTTCAGGCTGATATTGGGCG
This Gemmatimonadota bacterium DNA region includes the following protein-coding sequences:
- a CDS encoding TonB-dependent receptor plug domain-containing protein, whose protein sequence is MIRKLAFLSVLLVCVLGVQDWAQAATTGKIAGRVMDTTGDPLPGANVVIVGTNRGATADAEGYYIILLVLPGTHSMEASLVGYQKVVQQDVKVVVGYTSTVDFRLTETALEAAELIVTAERPPVEPDKTASKYYVTADEIDLQPVVKDARAWAGLQPGVQKDGRSVRQGNFQMDEGERRAGWYTTTPKPISLTYTVDGVRMVNNDRRAANMFTGVNRASIQEISVVTGVPEAEYGNMDAGIINIVTREGSRDYHGFFEYRYTVAGKRHYGFNAYDPIIHLNQGTGRSRIRLDDPAWLQEKENIGADGLPGTADDSGRLVHIQPDDYTDVSGHRLEGSLSGPIGNKTSFHVSAQTNRQPLQRPNPALRDLPNYQMTGKLTFGVTPNISLKVGGVYGTNQSFRNTRESALSAGRDLFLPAGIDGAGKEIEWNSMLYAYLTHSLSSRTLYELRISRSDSEQDTSGMPIETFNVVRDHDKWFTATPREVRDYRLNRQTRHNLKFDFSSQVTKGNFFKAGAEATWFQTYQWESQSRGTSGSYRVWTMYDYYESAQNRLGADGQMDFVPATTVNGVKLPDLSRASSLDDPAWNAFRDHPRKAFQLGAYAQDKMEFEGMVVNVGVRMDAFNHGGQTRPEPVWSVLPQNRWFADADASLARQGQTPYPNNPQSFPTYDGLNMFKLSPRFGVSHPITARSAIHFSYGRFFVLPIFYAMYGQTWQAASGRSIAEDLNADNRYSSYEYYGGLEMGSTKRGSTNSRPGSTVNYEVGVDWNFVSDYTANATMFYRRTEDYLQQNNTFLHDPVEKQIKRAHWYQNAYSGETRGLELAVSKRFTNFFSFRATWSWYWEQNNFYGGREWVGRWFVDSDFLAKDAYRFKFEIDPTTGERVWQPLSSAEVDAIGMFADQLVQKEIDANRELWITEKFANQVPDAQVGFPWTDERNIAARIHTIGGVRGPANMRDATGDGSITFLFATPEGYGPEVGGSKVLSDLNVNLVLRIEPGTFFRYSQPTPAPSTANKLIRNQLLYTNPTAFRTDLGIQKGFRIGKFRPTLFFEATNLFNAKKPRSIRRWNFFHDIPKYGLAENQPTPVVVRDTNQIWDQWNSYTNLTREIYFGVRTSM